A single region of the Populus nigra chromosome 2, ddPopNigr1.1, whole genome shotgun sequence genome encodes:
- the LOC133682022 gene encoding uncharacterized protein LOC133682022 isoform X1 — translation MLILSSPLQSQSFALWCQISRHSNSLPPFLKQKKKQSKTNDTPLFLRNHAHTKSTKNDIDFDFQNDFPSSSHNPSREEKDYDKDPEFADILGSCLDDPLKARSKMEERLRRKKNKILHAKTGSAKPMKVTFNKFDFSNSYIWFEFYNAPLENDVSLICDTFRSWHIVGRLGGCNSMNMQLSQSTFEKRPNYDAIQGANVTPATFYNIGDFEIQDNLARVWVDIGTTEPLLLDTLINALTQISSDYVGIKQLVFGGSEFENWKENLTSEYAGYSVHKI, via the exons ATGCTTATCTTGTCATCCCCTCTTCAATCCCAGAGCTTTGCCTTATGGTGCCAAATATCTCGACACTCCAACTCTTTGCCTCCATTTCTAaagcagaagaagaagcagtCTAAAACCAACGACACTCCACTGTTCCTTAGGAATCATGCTCATACAAAGAGCACAAAAAATGACATTGATTTTGACTTCCAGAATGACTTTCCATCATCATCGCATAATCCaagcagagaagaaaaagaTTATGATAAAGACCCTGAATTTGCTGACATTCTTGGTTCTTGTCTTGATGACCCACTTAAAGCTCGCTCTAAA ATGGAGGAAAGATTGAGGCGTAAAAAGAACAAGATTTTGCACGCAAAGACAGGTTCAGCTAAACCCATGAAGGTTACTTTCAACAA ATTTGATTTCTCAAACTCGTATATATGGTTTGAATTCTACAATGCGCCATTGGAGAATGATGTGTCCTTAATTTGTGAT ACATTTCGATCATGGCATATTGTTGGGCGTCTTGGTGGATGCAATTCCATGAATATGCAA CTGTCACAATCAACTTTTGAAAAAAGACCTAATTACGATGCCATTCAGGGAGCAAATGTGACACCAGCAACGTTTTACAACATTGGAGATTTTGAGATTCAAGACAACTTGGCACGTGTATG GGTAGATATTGGGACAACTGAGCCGTTGCTTCTGGACACTCTGATAAACGCCTTGACACAAATAAGCTCTGA CTATGTTGGAATCAAGCAATTGGTGTTTGGTGGATCTGAATTTGAGAATTGGAAGGAGAACTTAACTTCGGAGTATGCAGGTTATAGCGTCCACAAGATTTAG
- the LOC133682022 gene encoding uncharacterized protein LOC133682022 isoform X2, producing MEERLRRKKNKILHAKTGSAKPMKVTFNKFDFSNSYIWFEFYNAPLENDVSLICDTFRSWHIVGRLGGCNSMNMQLSQSTFEKRPNYDAIQGANVTPATFYNIGDFEIQDNLARVWVDIGTTEPLLLDTLINALTQISSDYVGIKQLVFGGSEFENWKENLTSEYAGYSVHKI from the exons ATGGAGGAAAGATTGAGGCGTAAAAAGAACAAGATTTTGCACGCAAAGACAGGTTCAGCTAAACCCATGAAGGTTACTTTCAACAA ATTTGATTTCTCAAACTCGTATATATGGTTTGAATTCTACAATGCGCCATTGGAGAATGATGTGTCCTTAATTTGTGAT ACATTTCGATCATGGCATATTGTTGGGCGTCTTGGTGGATGCAATTCCATGAATATGCAA CTGTCACAATCAACTTTTGAAAAAAGACCTAATTACGATGCCATTCAGGGAGCAAATGTGACACCAGCAACGTTTTACAACATTGGAGATTTTGAGATTCAAGACAACTTGGCACGTGTATG GGTAGATATTGGGACAACTGAGCCGTTGCTTCTGGACACTCTGATAAACGCCTTGACACAAATAAGCTCTGA CTATGTTGGAATCAAGCAATTGGTGTTTGGTGGATCTGAATTTGAGAATTGGAAGGAGAACTTAACTTCGGAGTATGCAGGTTATAGCGTCCACAAGATTTAG